CCGGCCTCTCCTACGAGGAGAAGAAGGCGGGCGCGCAGGCTCCGGCGCTCTATGCCATCTCCCTTCTGGTCGTCTTTTTGAGCGTCGCGGCGCTGTATGAGAGCTGGACGATACCGTTTGTAAACCTCCTCATGCTCCCGCTCGGTCTGGTGGGTGCGGTCACGGCGGTTACCTTCCGGCACCTGCCGAACGACGTCTACCTGCAGATCGGCCTCCTCACCACGGTCGGTCTCTCGACGAAGAACGCCATCCTCATCATCCAGTTCATCAAGGATCAGATGAAAGAGGGGCTGGGGGTTGTGGAAGCGACACTTGCGGCAGTAAAGATCAGGCTCAGACCGGTCATCATGACCTCGCTCGCCTTCTTCTTCGGTACGCTCCCTCTGGCACTGACCAGGGGTGCAGGGGCAGGCGCGCAGAACGCCATCGGCACCGCCGTCACCGGCGGTCTCCTTTCGGCGACCTTCATCGACCTGATTTTCATACCGTTCTTCTTCGTCCTCGTCACCCGGACATTTGCCCGGAAAAAGGCTCCCGCCGCTGCACCGGCCACCTCAGTGGACGCCCCGGAGGTCATTTGATAATGAGAAGGATCAATCTGAGCATGGGCATCGCCATCGGTGCCCTCCTTTCCCTTACCGGCTGCTCCACGCTGGCACCGAAGTACAAGCAACCTGCGGCTCCGGTGCCGGCAGCCTGGCCCACCGGCGGCGCCTACAAGAACACCGCAGGAACGGCTGGTGACCAGGCGGCGGCCGACATCGCCTGGAAGGACTTCTTCACCGATGATCGCCTGCGCAAGGTGCTCTCCCTCTCCCTCGACAACAACCGGGATCTCAGGGTCGCGGTGCTGAACATCGAGAGGACGCGCTCCCTGTACCAGATCCAGCGCTCCGAGCTCTTCCCGTACGTCGATGCCGGCGGGAGCTACGTCGCGGCACGCACCCCGAGGACGCTTGCGGGGGGGGATGCCGTCACCTCCCACACCTACGCGCTGACCGTCGGTTTCAGCGCCTATGAGCTCGACCTCTTCGGGCGGATCAGAAGCCTCAAGGAAAGGGCTCTGGAAGAGTTCCTCGCCACGGAGCAGGCACGCAGAAGCGCGCAGATCGCCCTCGTCTCCGAGGTCGCCAACACCTGGCTGTCGCTTGGCGCGGACCAGGAGCGCCTGAGGCTTGCAAAGGAGACGCTGGCAACGAACCAGCAGTCGTATGAGCTCACGAGAAAGCGTTTCGATCTCGGCGTCGCTTCCGAGCTCGACCTGCGGCAGGCGCAGACAAACGTGGAGGCGGCTCGCGTCGACATAGCCCGCTATACCTCCATCGTGGCGCAGGACCGAAATGCCCTCGATCTCCTGGCAGGGGCCACCGTCCCGGCCGAACTGCTGCCGCAGGAGCTCAACGTGGTGAGCGCGCTGAAGGGTGTTTCGCCGGGGCTCCCCTCCGATGTGCTGCAGCGCCGTCCGGACATCCTGGAAGCGGAGAACCGCCTCAAAGGTGCCAATGCGAATATAGGAGCGGCCCGCGCTGCGTTCTTCCCGCGCATCACGCTCACCACAGACATCGGCCTCGGCAGCAGCCAGCTCAGCAACCTCTTCAAGGGAGGGGCGGGACTGTGGAGCTTTGCACCGCAGATCAGCATCCCGATCTTCAATGCGGGGGCTAACAAGGCAAACCTGAGGGTGGCGGAAGTGGACAGGGACATCCTGGTGAGCCAGTACGAGAAGTCGATCCAGGTGGCGTTCCGCGAGATTGCCGATGCCCTCGCCACACGCGGCACCGTGGAGGACCAGCTCTCCGCGCAGCAGGCACTGGTCGACGCCGCGGCCGCGTCCCGGCGGCTTTCCGAAGCTCGCTACCAGAAGGGGGTGGACAGCTACCTCGCCGTCCTCGACTCCCAGCGCGCCCTCTACGCCGCGCAGCAGAACCTGATCTCGCTGCGTCTCTCGAGGATCGCGAACCTCGTCACCCTGTACAAGGTTCTCGGCGGCGGCGCGTAACGCGTTTCGCTACAGCAACATCCAACTGCTTTCGGTAGGACAAAAAAAGTGGCCGATCCTCTCAGGGATTCGGCCACTTTTTTTGTGTGTACAACTTCCGCTCTCGTTCGTTACTTGATGTGGCAGGAGAGACAGAGGGCGGAGTTGCGGTTTGACCCGAGCAGCAGGTAGTTGGTGGCGTTGGCCTCGTCCTGGTTCTTCTTGTTGTGGACGTCGTGACAGGTAGCACAGGTCATGATCAGCCTGCCCCCCCTCGTCTGGCTGGCGTAGAGACGGTCCGCGATCTTCATGGTGCTCCCTGTGAAGGTCGCGTCGGAGATTCTCACCCACTCATCTTTCCCTTTAACGTGCGCCTCGAGGGGGGGATCGCCAGTGACAGGTCCAGTAGCGACGCCGTCGGCGTTGTTGATGCCGTCATAGACGAAGCCGATGGGATGGTCGTTGGAAAGGATGCCGTCCTTTCCGATGACCGGGGTAGCGAAGTCGGTGTCGCTCTGAGTAAGGTACTTGCCGCCAGTAAAAGCGTAGTGCGTGTCTACTGCGATGGCGCCGTCATGGCAGCTCATGCACAGCAGGCTCGGGCCTTCCATCATCGTTTGAGGGTCGATCGTAGCGTCGATGGTTGCGGTGTTGTAAGGGGTGTAGGTCTTGTTCGGCAAGGTGTGGGACCAGAGGGGGAGATAGTCGTTCCCCGTTGTGATGGCGTGGTGCGGGGTATGGCAGTACGCGCATACACGCCCCTGCAATATCTCTGGGTCCGATGCACCTATGGGAGCAGCATACAAGGTCATATCATGCACCGAGCCTTGGACACCTGATCTTGGTGCCGTGCCGGCGATTGCAATCGTCCCACAAAAGGAGAGAAGAACCAAGGTGCTGCTGAACAGTGCCTTTGCTTTCATCGTACTCCTCCTTGTTAGAGATCCTAATGATGACCATGCGTTGCACCGCATGCTTTTGTGACTTCAGACCCCTCCTTTTTGCTGTCGACGAGGACAGCGCATAGTGGCATGGTAAGAGACGTAGACAGAGAAACGCCTTGTGCACGCAGAGATACCGCCTGCAACGCAAAACAGTAGGCTCAAGCAAAGGCGCTGTGGATTAGCAGAAAGGTGGCATGTGCCGACGCCCTCCGTGGGACAGTATCAATGACATAACATAGAGTACTTTAGGGCAGCTTAATCTGTAAAAGCCACCTGTCAAGAGTAGTAAGTTTCCACTAGGAGAGAAAGAAAGTCGAACTACGGAAGGGCTTCTGGAAAGAC
The DNA window shown above is from Geomonas sp. RF6 and carries:
- the adeC gene encoding AdeC/AdeK/OprM family multidrug efflux complex outer membrane factor — encoded protein: MRRINLSMGIAIGALLSLTGCSTLAPKYKQPAAPVPAAWPTGGAYKNTAGTAGDQAAADIAWKDFFTDDRLRKVLSLSLDNNRDLRVAVLNIERTRSLYQIQRSELFPYVDAGGSYVAARTPRTLAGGDAVTSHTYALTVGFSAYELDLFGRIRSLKERALEEFLATEQARRSAQIALVSEVANTWLSLGADQERLRLAKETLATNQQSYELTRKRFDLGVASELDLRQAQTNVEAARVDIARYTSIVAQDRNALDLLAGATVPAELLPQELNVVSALKGVSPGLPSDVLQRRPDILEAENRLKGANANIGAARAAFFPRITLTTDIGLGSSQLSNLFKGGAGLWSFAPQISIPIFNAGANKANLRVAEVDRDILVSQYEKSIQVAFREIADALATRGTVEDQLSAQQALVDAAAASRRLSEARYQKGVDSYLAVLDSQRALYAAQQNLISLRLSRIANLVTLYKVLGGGA